In a single window of the Saccharothrix australiensis genome:
- a CDS encoding DNA gyrase/topoisomerase IV subunit B: protein MTAEILYGADDLTHLEGLEAVRKRPGMYIGSTDSRGINHLFTEVVDNSTDEGVAGHATKIVVTLHADGSVQVDDDGRGIPTGVHAKSGLSGVELVLTRLHAGGKFGGSGYKTSGGLHGVGASAVNALSHRFDVVVMREGRKHEMSFAHGVPGTFDGPGPNAAFTRESGLRVTGRTKRTGTSIRYWHDARYFENGAALDVEAVRAKLRNTAFLVPGVTYVLRDATGEAPTEETFHYPGGLSDMVDFLAPSGEKPVSGTLLINGTGVYHENAADENGVMRSKVERHAEVEIALRWGTGYERVVECFTNTIRNVHGGTHRRGFERAVLKAVQEAIGRTRGLLKPKEDPPTLEDVLEGMTAVVHVRIPEPQFTSQTKDELSTAGITRVVLGIVEKQVRSWTEDRRTKAEAKVVLQKVVDASRVRLTQKQQKDAARRKTALEGAAMPAKLVDCRTTGVARSELFLVEGDSALGSARMARVSEYQALLPLRGKILNVQKASLADTLRNAEIASIVQVLGAGTGRTFDLAAMRYGRVILMADADVDGSHIRTLLITLFAKYMRPVIEDGRLYAAMPPLHKVVTKGRNAETHFTFTQRQMEQTVARLEKAGRTVVKPVPRFKGLGEMDADELWETTMNPATRSVRRITMTDAEAAEAALELLMGEKVEPRRAWLVESAVRVDQSAIDV from the coding sequence GTGACCGCTGAGATCCTGTACGGGGCCGACGACCTGACCCACCTCGAAGGTCTGGAAGCGGTTCGCAAGCGCCCCGGCATGTACATCGGGTCCACCGACAGCCGGGGGATCAACCACCTGTTCACGGAGGTGGTCGACAACTCCACCGACGAGGGCGTGGCCGGGCACGCCACGAAGATCGTGGTGACCCTGCACGCCGACGGCAGCGTCCAGGTCGACGACGACGGCCGGGGCATCCCCACGGGCGTCCACGCCAAGTCCGGCTTGTCCGGTGTCGAGCTGGTGCTGACCCGGCTGCACGCGGGCGGCAAGTTCGGCGGCTCCGGGTACAAGACGTCCGGCGGCCTGCACGGCGTCGGCGCGTCCGCCGTCAACGCCCTGTCCCACCGGTTCGACGTGGTGGTGATGCGCGAGGGCCGCAAGCACGAGATGTCGTTCGCGCACGGCGTGCCCGGCACGTTCGACGGGCCGGGCCCGAACGCGGCGTTCACCCGCGAGTCCGGCCTGCGCGTCACCGGCCGCACCAAGCGCACCGGCACCTCGATCCGCTACTGGCACGACGCCCGCTACTTCGAGAACGGCGCCGCGCTCGACGTCGAGGCGGTCCGCGCGAAGCTGCGCAACACGGCGTTCCTGGTGCCCGGCGTCACCTACGTGCTGCGCGACGCGACCGGCGAGGCGCCGACGGAGGAGACGTTCCACTACCCCGGCGGCCTGTCCGACATGGTCGACTTCCTCGCGCCGTCCGGCGAGAAGCCCGTCTCCGGCACGCTGCTGATCAACGGCACGGGCGTCTACCACGAGAACGCGGCCGACGAGAACGGCGTCATGCGGTCCAAGGTCGAGCGCCACGCCGAGGTCGAGATCGCGCTGCGCTGGGGCACCGGTTACGAGCGCGTCGTCGAGTGCTTCACGAACACGATCCGCAACGTCCACGGCGGCACGCACCGCCGCGGTTTCGAGCGGGCCGTCCTCAAGGCGGTGCAGGAGGCCATCGGCCGGACCCGCGGCCTGCTCAAGCCCAAGGAGGACCCGCCGACGCTGGAGGACGTGCTGGAGGGCATGACGGCGGTGGTGCACGTGCGCATCCCCGAGCCGCAGTTCACGTCCCAGACGAAGGACGAGCTGTCCACCGCCGGCATCACCAGGGTCGTCCTCGGCATCGTCGAGAAGCAGGTGCGGTCCTGGACCGAGGACCGCCGCACCAAGGCCGAGGCGAAGGTGGTGCTGCAGAAGGTCGTGGACGCCTCCCGCGTCCGCCTGACCCAGAAGCAGCAGAAGGACGCCGCCCGCCGGAAGACGGCGCTGGAGGGCGCGGCGATGCCCGCGAAGCTGGTCGACTGCCGCACGACCGGCGTGGCGCGCAGCGAGCTGTTCCTGGTGGAGGGCGACAGCGCGCTGGGCTCGGCCCGCATGGCGCGCGTCTCCGAGTACCAGGCGCTGCTCCCGCTGCGCGGCAAGATCCTGAACGTGCAGAAGGCGAGCCTCGCCGACACCCTGCGCAACGCCGAGATCGCGTCCATCGTGCAGGTGCTGGGCGCGGGCACCGGGCGCACGTTCGACCTCGCCGCCATGCGCTACGGCCGGGTGATCCTCATGGCGGACGCGGACGTCGACGGCTCGCACATCCGCACGCTGCTGATCACGCTGTTCGCCAAGTACATGCGGCCGGTGATCGAGGACGGCCGGCTGTACGCCGCGATGCCGCCGCTGCACAAGGTCGTGACCAAGGGCCGCAACGCCGAGACCCACTTCACGTTCACGCAGCGGCAGATGGAGCAGACCGTCGCGCGGCTGGAGAAGGCGGGCAGGACGGTCGTCAAGCCGGTGCCCCGGTTCAAGGGGCTCGGCGAGATGGACGCGGACGAGTTGTGGGAGACCACGATGAACCCCGCGACCCGGTCCGTCCGGCGCATCACCATGACCGACGCGGAGGCCGCGGAGGCCGCGTTGGAGCTGCTGATGGGTGAGAAGGTGGAGCCGCGCCGGGCGTGGCTCGTCGAGTCGGCCGTCCGGGTCGACCAGTCCGCGATCGACGTCTGA
- a CDS encoding tetratricopeptide repeat protein, with the protein MGDLGEAVVPPRYEPDPGLRALARRLVALASAGVPARCGVWPGLADPGPWSSRPAEVTHAVARHFADGEAAALPRFNTSPSPLTRVYAAASRGRLDAIGPDMAAFPRDLASPLWWRVLDRVRGGPAPAERSVAADLLLRLGYQRHAAEVLGTSPFRGFTPGLAVRQLAVLHWSRPSSAEVEGLALAGARDEGLPAGDRHALALFVLVRNGRRGAATAVLDEAAALVARFPPDEPLAAQAHYRALAFVPFLRGDLAATWDLLDRAAASQRAARPRTALERLAHDDYAYPLHETIARTHLRTGAPAEAVAATDELVALDPNDHRTWALRGDALLAAGRLEEAVHAFDRGVALGGAGVARAAFHRAWALDQLGRHTESTASHHLWRQLEG; encoded by the coding sequence GTGGGCGACCTCGGCGAGGCCGTCGTGCCACCGCGCTACGAGCCCGACCCGGGGCTCCGGGCGCTCGCGCGCAGGCTCGTCGCGCTGGCGTCGGCGGGTGTCCCGGCGCGGTGCGGCGTCTGGCCGGGGCTGGCCGACCCGGGGCCGTGGTCGTCGCGGCCGGCGGAGGTGACGCACGCCGTCGCGCGGCACTTCGCGGACGGCGAGGCCGCCGCGCTGCCGCGCTTCAACACCAGCCCGTCGCCGCTGACGCGGGTGTACGCGGCGGCGAGCCGCGGCAGGCTCGACGCGATCGGGCCCGACATGGCGGCGTTCCCGCGCGACCTCGCGTCGCCGCTGTGGTGGCGGGTGCTCGACCGCGTCCGCGGCGGGCCGGCGCCTGCCGAGCGGTCGGTCGCGGCCGACCTGCTGCTGCGCCTGGGCTACCAGCGGCACGCGGCGGAGGTGCTGGGCACGTCCCCGTTCCGGGGGTTCACCCCCGGCCTCGCGGTCCGGCAGCTCGCGGTGCTGCACTGGTCGCGCCCGTCGTCCGCCGAGGTGGAGGGCCTGGCGCTGGCCGGCGCCCGCGACGAGGGGCTCCCGGCGGGCGACCGGCACGCGCTGGCGCTGTTCGTGCTGGTCCGCAACGGTCGGCGCGGCGCGGCCACGGCGGTGCTGGACGAGGCCGCCGCCCTGGTCGCGCGGTTCCCGCCGGACGAGCCGCTGGCCGCGCAGGCGCACTACCGGGCGCTGGCGTTCGTGCCGTTCCTGCGGGGCGACCTCGCCGCGACGTGGGACCTGCTGGACCGGGCCGCGGCGAGCCAGCGCGCCGCCCGGCCGCGCACCGCGCTGGAACGCCTCGCGCACGACGACTACGCCTACCCCCTGCACGAGACCATCGCCCGCACCCACCTGAGGACCGGCGCGCCTGCCGAGGCGGTGGCGGCGACCGACGAGCTGGTGGCGCTCGACCCGAACGACCACCGGACGTGGGCGCTCCGGGGCGACGCGCTGCTGGCGGCGGGCCGCCTGGAGGAGGCGGTGCACGCGTTCGACCGGGGCGTCGCACTGGGCGGGGCAGGCGTGGCACGGGCGGCCTTCCACCGGGCCTGGGCACTGGACCAACTGGGCCGCCACACAGAGTCAACAGCCTCCCACCACCTGTGGCGCCAACTGGAGGGGTGA